The Streptomyces sp. Alt3 genome has a segment encoding these proteins:
- a CDS encoding DUF5955 family protein, producing the protein MTGTPAGQDRGIHVSGHGTFTGNAQTGDHSSATFTSGAGAADAEQSAEIVRLREAVEALRARIRDLDPAELSAAEGTAAESALAEVEDALPDEGEAGQGRVRNAFFTVAGALASVASLSESVRALRDAAAPWL; encoded by the coding sequence ATGACCGGCACACCGGCCGGGCAGGACCGGGGAATCCACGTGAGCGGCCACGGCACGTTCACCGGGAACGCCCAGACGGGCGACCACAGCAGCGCCACGTTCACCAGCGGCGCCGGGGCGGCGGACGCCGAGCAGTCCGCCGAGATCGTACGTCTGCGGGAAGCCGTCGAAGCCCTCCGTGCCCGCATCCGCGATCTGGACCCGGCCGAGCTGTCGGCGGCGGAGGGAACAGCCGCGGAGTCGGCACTCGCCGAGGTGGAGGACGCCCTGCCCGACGAAGGCGAAGCAGGTCAGGGCCGTGTGCGGAACGCGTTCTTCACCGTCGCCGGCGCGCTGGCCTCGGTGGCCTCGCTCTCCGAGTCCGTCAGAGCGCTGCGCGACGCCGCGGCCCCCTGGCTCTGA
- a CDS encoding Uma2 family endonuclease, which yields MTAAMVESDQGSEGRPWDYLLRTWQELDVPEGWRAEIDEGQIVLVPPPHAHHNGIAAKVQRRLYTNLPEELEIYQTLAVHAAHLGELYVPHLVVMPAELIEAADPETSAPMDASEALLIVEITSKGNAREDRTKKYRAYARAGVPMYLLLDRFDTRGAMATLFTEPNEDGTYKRSDPVPFGKPLQLPAPFDVTLPTDGFPV from the coding sequence ATGACCGCCGCGATGGTCGAAAGCGATCAGGGCTCTGAAGGCCGCCCGTGGGACTACCTGCTGCGCACGTGGCAGGAACTGGACGTGCCCGAGGGCTGGCGCGCCGAGATCGACGAAGGGCAGATCGTCTTGGTACCGCCGCCTCATGCGCACCACAACGGCATCGCCGCAAAGGTGCAGCGAAGGCTTTACACGAATCTGCCGGAGGAACTGGAGATCTACCAGACGCTCGCCGTGCACGCCGCGCATCTCGGCGAGTTGTACGTCCCGCACCTCGTCGTGATGCCGGCAGAATTGATCGAGGCCGCAGACCCGGAGACCAGTGCCCCGATGGACGCGTCGGAGGCCTTGCTGATCGTCGAGATCACCTCCAAGGGGAACGCCCGGGAGGACAGGACGAAGAAGTACCGCGCCTACGCGCGGGCCGGGGTCCCGATGTATCTGCTGCTGGACAGGTTCGACACCCGTGGGGCGATGGCGACGCTGTTCACCGAGCCGAACGAGGACGGAACGTACAAGCGTTCCGACCCCGTTCCCTTCGGGAAGCCGCTCCAGCTGCCCGCGCCCTTCGACGTCACCCTGCCCACGGACGGCTTCCCGGTCTGA